Part of the Fundidesulfovibrio terrae genome is shown below.
GTTCCAGAGGGCCCGCAAGGCCAAACCCGGCTCGGCCCACCGCGACTTCTACGTCTGGAGCGAAACTCCGGACAAGTACGGCAAGGCCCGGATCATCTTCAAGGACTTCGAGCACTCCAACTGGGCCTGGGACCCGGTGGCCAAGTCCAACTACTGGCACCGCTTCTATTCCCACCAGCCGGACCTGAACTTCGCCAATCCCCTGGTGCACCGGGAACTGTTCAAGGTGGTGGACCACTGGCTGGGCATGGGAGTGGACGGCCTGCGCCTGGACGCCGTGCCCTACCTCTACGAGCGCGAAGGCACCAACTGCGAGAACCTTCCGGAAACACACGCTTTTCTCAAACGACTGCGCTCCCATGTGGAGGCCAGGTTTCCGGGCAGGATGCTCCTGGCCGAGGCCAACCAGTGGCCCGAGGATGCCGTGGACTACTTCGGCCAGGGCGACGAATGCCACATGGCCTACGATTTCCCGGTGATGCCCCGCATCTTCATGGCTTTGTGGATGGAGGACCGCTACCCCATCATCGACATCGTGGGCCAGACCCCGGCCATCCCCGAGACGTGCCAGTGGGCGGTGTTTTTGCGCAACCACGACGAGCTGACCCTGGAAATGGTCAGCGACGAGGAGCGCGACTACATGTACCGGGCCTACGCCCTGGACTTCAAGGCCCGCATCAACCTGGGCATCCGGCGCAGGCTCGCACCCCTGATGCAGAACAACCGCAGGAGGATGGAACTCATCAACTTCCTGCTCTTCTCGTTCCCGGGAACGCCGATCATCTATTACGGGGACGAGCTGGCCATGGGCGACAACTACCACCTGGGCGACCGCAACGGAGTACGCACTCCCATGCAGTGGAGCCCGGACCGCAACGCAGGATTTTCCCAGGCCAACCCCCAATCGTTGTATCTCCCGGTGATCATCGATCCCGAGTACCATTATGAAGTGGTCAACGCGGAGACCCAGGAGCGCAACCAATCCTCGTTCCTCTGGTGGATGCGCCGGATCATTTCCCTCTACAAGACCTTTCCGGCCTTGGGCACGGGGGAGCTTACGTTCGTGCGCGGGGACAACACCAAGGTCCTGAGCTTTCTGCGCACCGAGGGCGAGCAGACGCTGCTGGTCGTGGCCAACCTGTCCCGCTATGCCCAGGTGGAGGAGCTCGACCTGGAAAGCCTGGCCGGGTGCACCCCGGTGGAGGTCTTCGGCCAGACCCGTTTCCCGGCCATCCGCAAGGAGCCCTACTGCCTCACCTTGGGCCCCCACGACCATTTCTGGTTCGTGCTGGAAAAGGGAGCGGCCCAGCCCGTCCAGGCCATCCCCCGGGCCCCCTTGTCCCTGACGGTGGATTCCGAACACGGCGTGGCTCACAGGGAGAACCTGGGCAAGCTGAAATCCGTGCTGCTGCCGACGGCCCTGGCCAGGAGCCTGCGCGGGACGGCCTCCCCCGGTCCGCTTTTCGACCTGAAGATACTCGACCACCTGCCCATCAGGAACCAGGAGCCGGGAGCCACCCTGTTCGTCATCGATACCGTCCACGGTCAGGCGTTCCAGGACCACCATCTGCTGTTCGTGTCCGTGGCCGGGGGCAAGCGCGCCGAAATGTTCGCCCTGGATTCACAGGACGCGGTGCTGGCCCATCTGGCCGACGACAAGGCCGGCAAAATCCTGCTGGA
Proteins encoded:
- the treS gene encoding maltose alpha-D-glucosyltransferase, producing the protein MLTFDPLWYKKTIFYELHVRSFADGNADGIGDFTGLIDKLGYLERLGVGALWLLPFYPSPLRDDGYDIANYMDVHPDYGTLADFKRFLREAHHRGIRVVTELVLNHTSDQHPWFQRARKAKPGSAHRDFYVWSETPDKYGKARIIFKDFEHSNWAWDPVAKSNYWHRFYSHQPDLNFANPLVHRELFKVVDHWLGMGVDGLRLDAVPYLYEREGTNCENLPETHAFLKRLRSHVEARFPGRMLLAEANQWPEDAVDYFGQGDECHMAYDFPVMPRIFMALWMEDRYPIIDIVGQTPAIPETCQWAVFLRNHDELTLEMVSDEERDYMYRAYALDFKARINLGIRRRLAPLMQNNRRRMELINFLLFSFPGTPIIYYGDELAMGDNYHLGDRNGVRTPMQWSPDRNAGFSQANPQSLYLPVIIDPEYHYEVVNAETQERNQSSFLWWMRRIISLYKTFPALGTGELTFVRGDNTKVLSFLRTEGEQTLLVVANLSRYAQVEELDLESLAGCTPVEVFGQTRFPAIRKEPYCLTLGPHDHFWFVLEKGAAQPVQAIPRAPLSLTVDSEHGVAHRENLGKLKSVLLPTALARSLRGTASPGPLFDLKILDHLPIRNQEPGATLFVIDTVHGQAFQDHHLLFVSVAGGKRAEMFALDSQDAVLAHLADDKAGKILLDGFDDPEAVAGLAAFLASNRKYHGRSSRFIVDLRAPLSLRKALMHSSGPVRRVHSTRQTVSYSVGNRAFLKIFRHPEEGGHPEAEILSILNKAGFEGVPRLLARLAYLGPRGQAMTLALAMEFVQGATEGTAFVLDTVERFLDQVLASGLAPPWPLPADPFVAPVLTKEQQGMVDEYSLEFFRRLAQRIAHFHTILAGLDNPAFSPEPVTKLYLRSLYQTMRNLAHNTARGIERMWRAKAGDTDAVPRLLPETAILKRFAKLLNMEPTGVRIRAHGDLQLDNVLHMGRDFMLVDFDGDVRLPLGERTIKRPAIRDVACMIASMAVTTEKALRRHLERTPHAAHELTAWCFLWRRTAGLAFFDAYLEAVKGAILVPPQEDSVRQLLLVFLLEQLLRTLNRSLEEAPEDVPALIELTELLMEIFP